ACCAGTGCCGCTTTTCTCTTGCTGTAGAGCCTCCACAGCAACTACAACCAGGGCCTTCAATCTCTTGCAGCATAGCCTCAACAGCAACTACGACTACCGCTGCCACGCTGATCTCTTATAGCCTCAGCAGCAACTACGACTACCGCGCTGATTCCTTATAGCCTCAGCAGCAACTACAACTGCCGCGCTGATTCCTTATAGCCTCAGCAGCAACTACAACTGGTGCCGCTTTTCTCTTGCTGCACAGCCTCCACAACAACTACAACCAGGGCCTTCGATTTCTCGCAGCATAGCCACAACAGCAACTACGACTACCGCTGCCACGCTGATCTCTTATAGCCTCACCAGCAAATACGACTACTGCTGCCGCGCTGATGCCTTATAGCCTCAGCAGCAACTACAACTGCCGCGACGATGCCTGATAGCCTCAACAGCAACTACAACTAGTGCCGTTTTTCTCTTGCTGCAGAGCCTCCACAGCAACTACAACCAGGGTCTTCGATCTCTTGCAGCATAGCCACAACAGCAACTACGACTACCGCTGCCACGCTGATCTCTTATAGCCTCACCAGCAAATACGACTACTGCTGCCGCGCTGATGCCTTATAGCCTCAGCAGCAACTACAACTGCCGCGACGATGCCTGATAGCCTCAACAGCAACTACAACTAGTGCCGTTTTTCTCTTGCTGCAGAGCCTCCACAACAACTACAACCAGGGCCTTCGATTTCTCGCAGCATAGCCACAACAGCAACTACGACTACCGCTGCCACGCTGATCTCTTATAGCCTCACCAGCAAATACGACTACCGCTGCCCCCCTGATGCCATATAGCCTCACCAGCAAATACGACTACTGCTGCCGCGCTGATGCCTTATAGCCTCAGCAGCAACTACAACTAGTGCCGTTTTTCTCTTGCTGCAGAGCCTCCACAGCAACTACAACCAGGGTCTTCGATCTCTTGCAGCATAGCCACAACAGCAACTACGACTACCGCTGCCACGCTGATCTCTTATAGCCTCAACAGCAACTACAACCAGGGCCTTCGATTTCTCGCAGCATAGCCACAACAGCAACTACGACTACCGCTGCCACGCTGATCTCTTATAGCCTCAACAGCAACTACGACTACCGCTGCCCCCCTGATGCCATATAGCCTCACCAGCAAATACGACTACTGCTGCCGCGCTGATGCCTTATAGCCTCAGCAGCAACTACAACTGCCGCGACGATGCCTGATAGCCTCAACAGCAACTACAACTAGTGCCGTTTTTCTCTTGCTGCAGAGCCTCCACAGCAACTACAACCAGGGTCTTCGATCTCTTGCAGCATAGCCACAACAGCAACTACGACTACCGCTGCCACGCTGATCTCTTATAGCCTCAACAGCAACTACAACCAGTGCCGCTTTTCTCTTGCTGTAGAGCCTCCACAGCAACTACAACCAGGGCCTTCAATCTCTTGCAGCATAGCCACAACAGCAACTACGACTACCGCTGCCGCGCTGATGCCTTATAGCCTCAGCAGCAACTACAACTGCCGCGCTGATTCCTTATAGCCTCAGCAGCAACTACAACTGGTGCCGCTTTTCTCTTGCTGCACAGCCTCCACAACAACTACAACCAGGGCCTTCGATTTCTCGCAGCATAGCCACAACAGCAACTACGACTACCGCTGCCACGCTGATCTCTTATAGCCTCAACAGCAACTATGACTACCGCGCTGATTCCTTATAGCCTCAGCAGCAACTACAACTGCCGCGACGATGCCTGATAGCCTCAACAGCAACTACAACTAGTGCCGTTTTTCTCTTGCTGCAGAGCCTCCACAGCAACTACAACCAGGGTCTTCGATCTCTTGCAGCATAGCCACAACAGCAACTACGACTACCGCTGCCACGCTGATCTCTTATAGCCTCAACAGCAACTACAACCAGTGCCGCTTTTCTCTTGCTGTAGAGCCTCCACAGCAACTACAACCAGGGCCTTCAATCTCTTGCAGCATAGCCACAACAGCAACTACGACTACCGCTGCCACGCTGATCTCTTATAGCCTCAGCAGCAACTACGACTACCGCGCTGATTCCTTATAGCCTCAGCAGCAACTACAACTGCCGCGACGATGCCTGATAGCCTCAACAGCAACTACAACTAGTGCCGTTTTTCTCTTGCTGCAGAGCCTCCACAGCAACTACAACCAGGGTCTTCGATCTCTTACAGCATAGCCACAACAGCAACTACGACTACCGCTGCCACGCTGATCTCTTATAGCCTCAACAGCAACTACAACCAGTGCCGCTTTTCTCTTGCTGTAGAGCCTCCACAGCAACTACAACCAGGGCCTTCAATCTCTTGCAGCATAGCCACAACAGCAACTACGACTACCGCTGCCGCGCTGATGCCTTATAGCCTCAGCAGCAACTACAACTGCCGCGCTGATTCCTTATAGCCTCAGCAGCAACTACAACTGGTGCCGCTTTTCTCTTGCTGCACAGCCTCCACAACAACTACAACCAGGGCCTTCGATTTCTCGCAGCATAGCCACAACAGCAACTACGACTACCGCTGCCACGCTGATCTCTTATAGCCTCAACAGCAACTACGACTACCGCTGCCCCCCTGATGCCATATAGCCTCACCAGCAAATACGACTACTGCTGCCGCGCTGATGCCTTATAGCCTCAGCAGCAACTACAACTGCCGCGACGATGCCTGATAGCCTCAACAGCAACTACAACTAGTGCCGTTTTTCTCTTGCTGCAGAGCCTCCACAGCAACTACAACCAGGGCCTTCGATCTCTTGTAGCATAGCCACAACAGCAACTACGACTACCGCTGCCACGCTGATCTCTTATAGCCTCAGCAGCAACTACGACTGGAGTCATCGGTCTTTTTTCCCATAGCCTCTTTAGCGACTACTGCTGCCGCGCTGATGCCTTATAGCCTCAGCAGCAACTACGAGTGAAGTCATTGGTCTCTTTTCCCATAGCTTCTTTTGCAACTACCGCTGCTGCGCTGATGCCTTATAACCTCAACAGCAACTACGACTGAATACTGGTACTCCGTACTTGCTAGGACACACAGTACGTATGCTTCCACTCTCATTGGTGACTGGTTAGGTTGTGGCGTTGTTAGATGTTTGCTAGAAGTCGATGGACAAGGCCATTTCCTCTTTCACTCATTGTTGGCGAAGACTTCTCTTCACGCCATTCTCATGAAGGAtgcaaaattcatttaaaacttTTCAGTTCAGCTGTTCCGAGTATGAGATTTAGAAGCATTATTCGAAGTTTTATGTTGTTTAAATCTGAAGGTCTCtgtttgatgaaaaaatttagGTTCAGAAAGGAAACGAGGTACTGCAGCTCCTAGGTGGCagataatgaaaatgaaaatcaagTACCTATATCCGCATGTGGGATCGTCATTTGGCAGTGATCCGTCCGCCGATGGCCAAAACGACGTCAGCAGTTCGGTAACGTTCTAAACTTGCCAAAACTCACTACTTTTTTAATGCGGggcgcagcaaaaaaaagtatactACAGgagtaattttttattttgcctctctttgtttagaaaaagaaatttttgttctgtaTTCATTggaggagaaagaaatatgCACTAAGAAAAGTGTCTGAAAGGTCATGACAGAGTGCGTCAAGTAATTGCCGACAAGGAGTCATTTCGATGTGGAGATGGCGAGTGTCTGTCTGATTTTGGAACTCGCCTCATAGCAAAGCCAGGtgtaaaaaattttgaaaatgtgcaaGCACCCATTTCTCGTGGTCAGCCTCTTTCATAGATTACATGAAAGATAACATGATGACATTACACAAAATTACATGATTACGCGTAAAACTAAGAACAGAAAAACCTCAAGCGTGGGTGTCTCCCTTCAAGCGTTTTTTACATTTAGGATATGTTATGATACCATGGCTCgctagaatttgaaaaaaacctacaattTGAATGCATCCGGTGTCCGTTTTCAGTCCATCACAGTTCGTAATAATCGACGGTGCCATGCTCGCAAATGGAGTGACCTAAATTATGGGAAATGTTCAAAGAGGAGAACTTTTCGCAAGTTAGCTAATACTTTGAGGCAGATGTAAGACTTTCGTAAAGCTACTGCCCTCAGACCGCGAGGATGAGAGGAGCTATCAAGGATCCCCGCTTTCAGCACAGCCGAAGCTTCAGGTGATTTGACCCAACTTATACAtacacatgcaaaaaaaaaacacataaagcAAAGCAACCCAGTCACTCGACAGATACGCTTTGACCATTTGTCCCAATGACACCATCTTCTTGGTCCTCGTCTAccaattttgatttatttgaaaatactgTCATTATTTACATCACACTCGTTGTGTGACATGTTTTGCGTCTGTTTTATCGTATGGTTATGTtctgtttcaaaaaataacacgGAAAGTACctgatttctatttttgtccACAAAAAATGCTGAGTAGTATGGGACGCGTTCAGCGAGGTCGTCTAACATCACTGTTCCACTTCCGACTCCAGCGTTAGAAACCATGCCTATAAAATGAGTATAGTCTAAGTTAGTTATTAGTTGCACAGTAGTTTTTACAAAATCTACGACTGTTATCTTgaatttattcctttttccGTGTATAAGTGCTCAAGGTCAGGATAAGAGGTTCCGCAGTGACTGCACGCTGGTTCGAAAGCGCCCAAGTGCTAAACCAGGCTTTCATCCTtcctgggtcgataaattagtaccggacttgtctgccAGGATAAAAGCAGTGCCTTTGACACATCCATTAGCCACTGCAAGCCATTGTAAGGTTGCCCGCGCGTTCGGAAATTTCAAATGCTTCTGAACTGAAGACGATCACGTAGGTGCGTCCCCATAGGGGTTGATCAGCCCCGTTCACGTTACcctttattctttcttcgtCATTGACCTCGCCAGCCGGCTGCTAAAGCAGATCGATTAAGTTTGCTCTCGTCATCCGCTCTTCTGCACAAAAGAATATCTGGGCGGACATTGAAAACGCGATTCAGTACCAGAGGAGATCGTGAGTTGCTCCCCAAATCCTTACGCAGTTCACttccttttattattaaatattcatAGCATCGGTTTTTATATCCCCGAAGCCagaatattctagaaattGATTATTTTGGTACTacctcctcaatttttttcagtcgTCCTCAAAAAACGGACTTAGTTCATACGAATACGTGAAAACGCACCACCGTGAACGCGCCGCTTCCACATGCGAGTGGTCaggaatcaatgaggtctcgcCAGGTCATTCAAGCAAAAGGGATGAACAGTCTGCTGAGGTGAACGGAACAACCACAAGGTTGCCGCGTTATatcgtacctcgtaggaactaaggcgaCTGCTTTTCAGGACTATTAAGGAGGAATGGCACGTGATCACGCTCACACCCGTCATCAATAtcccaaactctatatttgtaCAGCCTATAACTTTTCACTTGCCTGGAACTGTCATTCGTCTCATGGCATTCCACATAAGCTTTCCATCTGTAATCGAAGAGAATTTGCCGGTTTTGTTCAGAACCCGACGACCTGCCACTGCGAACATTTTGAACGCATCGAACAGTGCAATGTATCCGTAGATGTTGCTCTGAACAGCTGCTATTTATGAGCGTTGAATCCTCATTGCTGTAGATCACCCTCGCTGTTTCTAAGCGTAATGAAAGATGCTCGATCGATCTGAGTTTTTTAATAACACATGTAACAATACCAAATATAGATCAAATTTAtgttttatcttttcaaaCAAGTTTGGTGCCAATTTACAGGACGCGGAAGAATAAAAGGAATCAGGGCGGACTATAGAGACTGCGAGGCACTCGTCCCAAGAGATTGTAtaacataataaatataaaactaaACATAAAGTATAATGATAAAGtaaatgatgaaataaaataataacagtgaaataaatgaaacggtagtgaaataaatagaaactaAGGAGAAATCAGTCgaatttttgtgttgtttcaGTGAGAAAATCGCgttttttacaaaattacatTATTCACCATGTTAGTTATTTTTGAAACCGTTTTTGTCAAAATGGCATATGTAATTTTTAGGTACTAAAGGAGTTTATAAGGGAATCTCAAacgataatttttatttcattcaaaacatttaaaaaaaacacatatttcTAATCATCCAAAGGAAAATTCTTGGTATAGTATTCCAGAATGACATATAGTCGAGGAcgataaaatatgtaaaaaggCAGTTTCTTCTCCTTTACGAACAGAATTCGTACAAAACCTTACCAAATCAATGTCCTTTTCGTCGAGCCCAATGGAATTCAGCCGTTCCACAAACGGTGTGATCATGCGGTCATCGAAACCGTTGGTGTCGTCaacctaagttttttttaaatgaattttcctaaataaaatcgaaaattctGACTTCCACTGATAACTACAAGAAAACCAACCAGGATACAATTTCCATAAGTCTGTTTGACTCTTTCTAAGATTGAATTATCGCTGCCAACGAATGGCGACGCTCCATTGCTTCCTTCTTGCAACCATgggaaaataaaagcaaattcTGCTTCCAGGAGCCCATATTTGGCCGTTGCTTCCCGAAATATCGATGTGAGGTCACGTGTTGACGAGAACATTACAATGACAACTGAAATTAGCAGATTGGGAATAATCCCCGAGACGCTTTCTGTCGTTTGAAGTTGCGTGCTTTCGAAGGTAAGGATCTTCATGGTCGCTGGGTTCAAATTTAAGgatctcacttttttccagaggTTTCATTTGCAGACATTATTCAGCCATACGCCTGTTAATCTTCAAGTTAAACAAGTTGTTATATTTAGCGCTCATATATTgacaaaattacaaattaattaaaactaAATTGATGTAAAAAAGATGTACAAAATTTCGAACTTTTACCTTGCAGGTaatgaaaattcattttagCGTGttagaaagaattttaaattttctagaactttCCCCATACCATTAaatcttcattattttctgtCAAATTTCCAACAGCTATGAACTTCGCatcccaggaaaaaaaactcgacttTATTCATTCTCAATCTATCCAACTCACTGCATGAAGAAATGTTAATGTCCCTATTTCATTGTTTGTCGATATTACACGACTCTCTCATTTTCATGGGAATGCGTGGACGCGTTAAAGTTAATTGTCGCTAAATTTAAtagattttccaattttcctgCACAGCAATATAGTATCCCGACCCTCATcatattttgatttgatttcatCATATTTTGAGGTCATCATCGACTTAAaaaatctgctttttttcgtgtGATAAGTATTATATAGTCTTATTTTCGTTGTTCACttgtaaataatattaatcattagaaaacatagaaatatttctggaatttgctTAAGTACAACTCAGAATTATACCCACTCCTAGAATTTGCTCGAATTTCCTC
This is a stretch of genomic DNA from Necator americanus strain Aroian chromosome II, whole genome shotgun sequence. It encodes these proteins:
- a CDS encoding hypothetical protein (NECATOR_CHRII.G4374.T1), with product MRSRQVIQAKGMNSLLRTIKEEWHVITLTPVINIPNSIFVQPITFHLPGTVIRLMAFHISFPSVIEENLPVLFRTRRPATANILNASNSAMYP
- a CDS encoding hypothetical protein (NECATOR_CHRII.G4374.T2); the encoded protein is MKMKIKYLYPHVGSSFGSDPSADGQNDVSSSSSSKNGLSSYEYVKTHHRERAASTCEWSGINEVSPGHSSKRDEQSAEDY